The stretch of DNA GCTCGACTGGGAGCGCAGGTGGGAGCGCGTCTGTGAGTGGGACTTCCACAAGCCGCAGGTGAAGTGGTTTATCGGCGGCAGGCTCAACGTGACGCACAACTGTGTGGACCGTCACAGGAAGTCCTGGCGCAGGAACAAGGCCGCCATAATCTGGGAGGCCGAGGACGGCTCTTACCGCACCTATACCTACGAGCAGCTCTCCTACGAGGTGAACCGCCTCGCCAACGTGCTCAAAAAGCTCGGCGTCTCCAGGGGCGACCGCGTGACGCTCTACCTGCCCATGATCCCGGAGCTCGCCTTCGCCATGCTCGCCTGCGCCCGCATAGGGGCCATACACAGCGTCGTCTTCGGCGGTTTCAGCCCGGCCTCCCTGCGGGACCGCATACACGACTGCGGCTCAAGGCTCGTCATAACCTCCGACGGCGGCGTCAGGGGAGGAAGGCTCATCCCCCTGAAGGCCAACTGCGACGAGGCCATCGAGGGTGTGTCGTGCGTTGAGCGCGTGCTCGTCGTAAGGCGCACGGGTCAGGACGTGGCGATGAAAGAAGGGCGTGACACATGGCTCCACGACGAGCTTGAGGCCGACGACATCACCGACATCTGCGAGCCCGAGGTGATGGACGCCGAGGACCCGCTCTTCATCCTCTACACCAGCGGCTCCACGGGCAAGCCCAAGGGCGTGCTCCACACCACGGCGGGCTACCTCCTCTACGCGGCGCTCACCTTCAAGTGGATATTCGACTGCCATGAAGAAGATATTCATTTCTGCACGGCCGACATCGGCTGGGTGACGGGCCACTCCTACATAGTCTACGGCCCGCTCGCCTGCGGGGCCACGACGCTCATGTTCGAGGGCATACCGACCTACCCGGCGCCGGACCGGTTCTGGGAGATAGTCGACAAGCACAGGGTCAACATCATCTACACCGCCCCCACGGCCATCCGCGCGCTCATGCGAAGCGGCGACGAGTGGGTGAAGCGCCACAGGCTCGACACCCTCAGGATCCTCGGCTCGGTGGGCGAGCCCATAAACCCCGAGGCCTGGATGTGGTACCACGACGTGGTGGGCAAGGGGAGACTCCCGGTGATCGACACGTGGTGGCAGACCGAGACGGGCGGCATACTCATAAGCCCTCTGCCCGGCGCGACGACTCTCAAGCCCGGCTCGGCGACGCGGCCGTTTTTCGGGGTCGTGCCCAGGGTCCTCAAGGAGGACGGAAGCGAGGCCGGCGTCGACGAGGGCGGATACCTCGTCATCGAGCGGCCCTGGCCCGGGATGCTGCGGGGAACCTACGGGGACCCGGAGAACAGGCGCATGAAGGAGGTCTACTTCAGCCGCTTTCCCGGTTACTACTTCTCCGGCGACGGCGCGAGGGTAGACGCCGACGGCGATTTCTGGCTCATGGGCAGGATAGACGACGTGCTCAACGTCTCGGGCCACAGGCTCGGCACGGCCGAGATCGAGAGCGCGCTCGTCTCGCACGAGGCCGTGGCCGAGGCGGCCGTAGTCGGCTACCCCCACGATGTCAAGGGAGAGGGGATATATGCGTTCGTGGTGCTCAAGGAGGGGGTGGAGGCGGACGAGGCGCTCGGAAAGGCGCTGGAAGACCACGTAAGGAAGGTCATAAGTCCCATAGCCAGACCCGACAAGATACAGTTCGCCGCGGGCCTGCCCAAGACCAGAAGCGGCAAGATCATGCGCCGCGTGCTGCGCAAGATAGCGAACGGCCACGTCGAGGACCTCGGCGACACGTCCACGCTGGCCGACCCCTCGGTGGTGGATACGCTCGTCAGGGGGAGGTTGTAAAAAAACCTCCCGGCGTCGACGGAGGGGGAGAGACTTTCCGTAGGGGCGGGCGCCGCCGTCTCCACCCGACTCTTCAGGGACCTTCGATTGCGGTGCCGGGGGCGCCCCGTTCCCGCGGGAACGGGCGGGCAGGGGGCTCCGGGGGACCCCGTGACAGAAAGTCTCTGCAGCGACGCCGGTGGAAGCGGCGGGGGCTTACGCCCCTGTGCGGCAAGTTCCCCCTGAAGCGATCACCGGGAGGCTATCTTTATCCGGGCCTTGCGCCGGGAGCGGGGCCGGGCGGCCTCAGTCCTGGTTGCGGCGCGCCATCTTCTTGGTGGCCTTTGCGCGGCGCTTTGCGGCTTCCTGGCGTTTGCGTTTCTTCTTGACGCTCGGCTTTTCGTAGAACCTTCTCTTCTTGATCTCCTTGAACGTGCCGTCCTGGGCCAGCTTGC from Deltaproteobacteria bacterium encodes:
- the acs gene encoding acetate--CoA ligase, with product MAEERVFPPDERLSAGAHIKGFDHYERLYRESVEDPDGFWSRMAGEMLDWERRWERVCEWDFHKPQVKWFIGGRLNVTHNCVDRHRKSWRRNKAAIIWEAEDGSYRTYTYEQLSYEVNRLANVLKKLGVSRGDRVTLYLPMIPELAFAMLACARIGAIHSVVFGGFSPASLRDRIHDCGSRLVITSDGGVRGGRLIPLKANCDEAIEGVSCVERVLVVRRTGQDVAMKEGRDTWLHDELEADDITDICEPEVMDAEDPLFILYTSGSTGKPKGVLHTTAGYLLYAALTFKWIFDCHEEDIHFCTADIGWVTGHSYIVYGPLACGATTLMFEGIPTYPAPDRFWEIVDKHRVNIIYTAPTAIRALMRSGDEWVKRHRLDTLRILGSVGEPINPEAWMWYHDVVGKGRLPVIDTWWQTETGGILISPLPGATTLKPGSATRPFFGVVPRVLKEDGSEAGVDEGGYLVIERPWPGMLRGTYGDPENRRMKEVYFSRFPGYYFSGDGARVDADGDFWLMGRIDDVLNVSGHRLGTAEIESALVSHEAVAEAAVVGYPHDVKGEGIYAFVVLKEGVEADEALGKALEDHVRKVISPIARPDKIQFAAGLPKTRSGKIMRRVLRKIANGHVEDLGDTSTLADPSVVDTLVRGRL
- the rpsU gene encoding 30S ribosomal protein S21, whose protein sequence is MSEVKVFDDQLEKALKILKRKLAQDGTFKEIKKRRFYEKPSVKKKRKRQEAAKRRAKATKKMARRNQD